Proteins encoded in a region of the Diabrotica virgifera virgifera chromosome 4, PGI_DIABVI_V3a genome:
- the LOC114334210 gene encoding iron-sulfur cluster assembly enzyme ISCU, mitochondrial-like — MKLQIKVDDNGKIIEEKLKTFGCGSAIASSSYTTEWVKGKTVDQALKLKSTDIAKELSLPPVKLHCSMLAEDAIKAALSDYKIKNQKKEA, encoded by the coding sequence ATGAAACTGCAGATTAAAGTTGACGACAATGGCAAAATCATTGAAGAGAAACTCAAAACATTTGGTTGTGGTTCTGCTATAGCTAGCAGTTCGTATACAACAGAATGGGTGAAAGGCAAAACTGTAGACCAGGCGCTCAAATTGAAAAGTACTGACATCGCAAAGGAACTATCCTTGCCTCCAGTGAAGTTACATTGTTCTATGTTGGCAGAAGATGCCATTAAAGCTGCTTTATCAGActacaaaattaaaaaccaaaagaAGGAAGCTTAA
- the LOC126884121 gene encoding iron-sulfur cluster assembly scaffold protein IscU-like: MALKVTSTLLRSMSVPARLSVACYHKNVIEHYENPRNVGSLDKNDKNVGTGLVGAPACGDVMKLQIKVDDNGKIVEAKFKTFGCGSAIASSSYTTEWVKGKTVDQALKLRNTDIAKELSLPPVKLHCSMLAEDAIKAALSDYKIKNQKKEA; this comes from the coding sequence ATGGCTCTCAAAGTTACGTCAACTCTTCTACGCAGCATGAGCGTACCTGCAAGGCTTTCTGTTGCCTGTTACCACAAAAACGTTATAGAACATTACGAGAACCCCAGAAATGTTGGATCTTTGGACAAGAACGATAAAAACGTTGGAACCGGCTTAGTTGGAGCACCCGCTTGTGGTGACGTAATGAAACTGCAGATTAAAGTTGACGACAATGGCAAAATCGTTGAAGCGAAATTCAAAACATTTGGTTGTGGTTCTGCTATAGCTAGCAGTTCATATACAACAGAATGGGTGAAAGGCAAAACTGTAGACCAGGCGCTTAAATTAAGAAATACTGACATCGCAAAGGAGCTGTCCTTGCCTCCAGTGAAGTTACATTGTTCTATGTTGGCAGAAGATGCCATTAAGGCTGCTTTATCAGACTACAAGATTAAAAATCAGAAGAAGGAAGCTTAA
- the LOC114334157 gene encoding uncharacterized protein LOC114334157 isoform X1 → MPRTSQKTSHGSSKSLLQHLIHKNGSKTPEKEKALSSSSSSEDISSPYKNSLTKIKTENKDDTDDFKTPIKMFTKMFKQAPSKKGKSNAKRSSKIKNPMIKRTKDNFKNLDVDAEQLQMAIALSKSTFAQEYPEQALENTEPDLPTFLSPNNIPKCTTFLEKYGFKTKRSTLQADVNGEVIRFQETKRPKKSKYRFVTPVLFLRSDKERQDLIDNKVSRLLSEQKENTFKNTNIYSVELNSTFLGDYAEEKKCWQMNCFNDFDAYICPSLELSPTKAAAGYLLKDWENIPGRARSPIPDRVSKEISDDTMECQHSSMKSNEMFITQECSSINQEGSTRSPIPDTGSKEICDDDTTELQHLSMKSNETLIITQKCSSISQEGRTGSLIPDTASKEISDDDTTEFQHSCIKSNETLINQECSLINQEDKMCLDAQSNKESENEYAIDVIVDAEVAMSFKVCNIEQAVQKETHGCDKLDISVNKVDKCISPDLFDSDNDNEDYKSPSKSFSKDKNVTKENLLDSPTDLKDMARDKRSHIGVEESPIKSRYFETSPDNLKMSSLSKDMVQKIRCNLYNKGISCDPPKYSLDVKPLDLTVDTVVLENRSRLNSSERVNDRTQESQDKVYKNDICEEKHFNSCDNSSDKEITMYDIPDGTILENKENPIRDISKASNDSVSESSKQSQRKNLYKNKPYNGEPTKSSIQNISSTKEVFQKEVFDFEVKNSAKNDENVHALSCTESETESTKLSEQLPVYSNNSSLPYSSKDTCKSTTVVLSTNQSPKRSYQKVSCVDLSDDDLTQNVAISSKNNSKSDSFVTKRKKQFAKFYSSEMLDMDLSDSEIPNSVNLSAKSKSVSDDMLGISLHEKKNSSGLRKDAIIDLSQTDSNDSESGPLDAHKGNLSFYEIDLAKTTKEAIGDQDQDTANSGDEFGKPVEGNEEFVDLTQSSDDNTKDSGDVNDKVITEPNPQCRNKKKLEDSSRQSFGTKTYSRDSGNISCEFSSTKSLNVTDYVLGILNLEDDAATENNVKHSEDLPDAEYFSQSHSTCSQGSIEVLDDEELNYSMKFSAQNHKNFYNLTNFDDMCVGHGNEPKDIEAVHLELKNKYCQQNNIDDDHDDNGKEISEEPVSTNRYLEPMETTDLDEPSPTSSKTHVVNDINTETPDKNSKLNYKSTTNTNTTPNGNVIIKTNNITPMANYDAMNSPQIRVELDKFGIKPLKRRRGIQLLKYIYDTTHPFVQDENVEEVSEEEQTREAKRRKLSDKFEKTESINIVGSSLIESEQESDLLFERKFRKTIMSCRVPLQLAWYNFLCCNPSLSQSIVLYEPIQLEVIHSMLKEQSGCNFHVEDLITFLDKKCITFRTNQWQASRKKAKEKS, encoded by the exons GAGGATATATCTTCACCATATAAAAActcattaaccaaaataaaaaccGAAAATAAGGATGATACTGACGATTTCAAAACTCCCATTAAAATGTTTACGAAGATGTTCAAGCAAGCACCTTCAAAAAAAGGAAAGTCAAATGCCAAAAGATCTAGTAAGATAAAAAATCCTATGATAAAACGCACAAAAGACAACTTCAAAAATTTGGATGTGGACGCTGAGCAGCTACAAATGGCTATAGCTTTGTCGAAGTCTACGTTTGCACAGGAATATCCAGAACAGGCTCTTGAGAATACAGAACCAGATTTGCCTACGTTTTTGTCTCCAAATAATATCCCGAAATGTACTACTTTTCTTGAAAAGTAtggttttaaaaccaagaggtcAACGTTACAAGCAGATGTCAATGGAGAAGTAATTAGA TTTCAGGAAACAAAGAGACCAAAAAAGTCCAAGTACCGATTCGTAACACCGGTTCTTTTTCTTCGTAGTGATAAGGAAAGACAAGATTTAATTGATAACAAAGTTTCTCGATTATTAAGCGAACAAAAAGAAAACACATTCAAAAACACCAACATATATTCTGTCGAACTGAACAGCACATTTTTAGGAGATTATGCCGAGGAAAAGAAATGTTGGCAAATGAACTGTTTTAACGATTTCGACGCGTACATTTGCCCTTCTCTTGAACTGTCTCCAACTAAGGCTGCAGCAGGATATCTTCTTAAAGATTGGGAGAACATTCCAGGTAGAGCCAGGTCACCAATTCCAGATAGAGTATCTAAAGAGATTAGTGATGATACTATGGAATGTCAACATTCGAGCATGAAGTCAAATGAAATGTTTATAACTCAAGAGTGTTCTTCAATAAACCAAGAAGGTAGTACCAGGTCACCAATTCCAGATACAGGCTCTAAAGAAATTTGTGACGATGATACTACGGAACTTCAACACTTGAGCATGAAGTCAAATGAAACCCTTATTATTACTCAAAAGTGTTCTTCTATAAGCCAAGAAGGTAGAACCGGATCACTAATTCCAGATACAGCGTCTAAAGAAATTAGTGACGATGATACTACGGAATTTCAACATTCGTGCATCAAGTCAAATGAAACCCTTATAAATCAAGAGTGTTCTTTAataaaccaagaagataaaatgTGTTTGGATGCTCAGAGTAACAAAGAAAGCGAGAATGAGTATGCCATCGATGTTATAGTAGATGCAGAAGTTGCAATGTCGTTCAAAGTCTGTAATATAGAACAAGCAGTGCAGAAAGAAACACATGGTTGTGATAAACTTGATATAAGCGTAAACAAAGTTGATAAATGTATTTCTCCAGATTTATTTGACTCAGATAATGATAACGAAGATTACAAATCTCCAAGTAAAAGTTTTTCAAAAGATAAAAACGTAACCAAAGAAAATTTGCTGGATTCACCCACAGATCTTAAAGATATGGCTCGAGATAAGAGATCACATATTGGTGTTGAAGAGTCACCAATAAAATCTAGATATTTTGAAACTAGTCCAGATAACTTAAAAATGTCTTCCCTCAGTAAAGACATGGTGCAGAAAATTAGATGTAATTTGTATAATAAAGGAATATCTTGTGATCCACCGAAGTATTCACTAGATGTAAAACCTCTTGATTTAACGGTTGATACAGTAGTACTGGAAAATAGGTCTAGACTTAACAGTAGTGAAAGAGTTAATGATAGAACACAAGAAAGTCAAGATAAAGTATATAAAAACGATATATGTGAGGAGAAACATTTTAATTCATGTGATAACTCTTCTGATAAAGAAATAACAATGTATGATATACCGGATGGTACAATACTTGAAAATAAAGAAAATCCTATTCGTGATATATCAAAAGCTTCAAATGATTCCGTGTCTGAATCCAGTAAACAAAGTCAAAGgaaaaacttatacaaaaacaaacCATATAATGGTGAACCGACTAAAAGTTCGATTCAGAATATTTCATCAACTAAAGAAGTATTTCAGAAAGAAGTTTTTGATTTTGAAGtgaaaaattctgcaaaaaaTGATGAGAATGTGCATGCTTTGTCGTGTACTGAATCTGAAACGGAATCAACAAAACTCTCTGAGCAATTACCAGTCTATTCGAATAACTCGAGCCTTCCTTATTCTAGTAAAGACACGTGTAAGAGTACTACGGTAGTATTGTCAACTAATCAATCGCCAAAGAGATCTTATCAGAAGGTTTCATGCGTAGATTTATCTGACGATGACTTAACCCAGAATGTAGCAATTTCCAGTAAAAATAACTCGAAGTCAGATTCTTTTGTAACTAAAAGGAAGAAACAGTTTGCGAAATTTTACAGTAGTGAGATGTTAGACATGGATTTGTCTGATAGCGAGATACCAAATAGCGTAAATTTGTCTGCAAAATCCAAAAGTGTATCTGATGATATGTTAGGCATAAGCCtccatgagaaaaagaatagttcCGGGTTACGTAAAGATGCAATCATAGATTTATCTCAAACCGATTCCAACGATTCAGAATCTGGTCCTTTAGACGCTCATAAAGGTAATCTTAGCTTTTATGAGATTGACTTGGCTAAAACAACAAAAGAAGCGATAGGTGATCAGGATCAAGATACTGCCAACAGTGGTGATGAATTTGGTAAGCCAGTTGAAGGGAATGAAGAATTTGTGGATTTAACGCAAAGTTCAGACGACAACACTAAAGACAGTGGAG acGTGAATGACAAAGTTATCACAGAACCCAATCCGCaatgtagaaataaaaaaaagcttgAAGATTCATCTAGACAATCTTTTGGCACAAAGACTTATTCTAGAGATTCTGGCAATATTTCGTGTGAGTTCAGCTCTACAAAGTCATTGAATGTAACCGATTACGTCCTAGGTATTTTAAACTTAGAAG ATGATGCAGCTACAGAGAATAATGTGAAACATAGTGAAGACCTTCCAGATGCTGAATATTTTAGTCAGAGCCACAGTACTTGTTCACAAGGAAGTATAGAGGTACTAGATGATGAAGAGTTAAATTATTCAATGAAGTTTAGTGCTCAAAATCACaagaatttttataatctaaCTAATTTTGATGATATGTGTGTTGGTCATGGTAATGAACCTAAGGATATTGAGGCGGTACATTTAG AACTGAAGAATAAATACTGCCAACAGAACAATATTGATGATGACCATGATGATAATGGTAAAGAAATATCTGAGGAGCCCGTGTCAACAAATAGATACTTGGAACCAATGGAAACAACTGATTTAG ATGAACCCAGCCCAACAAGCAGTAAAACACATGTGGTAAATGATATAAATACAGAAACTCCGGACAAAAACTCCAAACTCAACTACAAATCAACTACCAACACTAATACCACCCCAAATGGAAATGTTATTATAAAAACTAACAATATTACCCCAATGGCAAATTACGATGCCATGAATTCTCCTCAAATTAGAGTAGAATTGGATAAATTTGGAATCAAACCCTTAAAAAGACGAAGAGGTATACAGCTGCTGAAGTATATATACGATACAACGCACCCATTTGTGCAGGATGAAAACGTAGAAGAGGTATCTGAAGAGGAACAAACAAGAGAAGCTAAGAGAAGAAAATTGTCAGATAAATTTGAAAAGACTGAGAGCATTAACATTGTTGGAAGCTCTTTAATTGAAAG tgaGCAGGAGAGCGACTTATTATTCGAGAGAAAATTCAGAAAAACAATAATGTCTTGTCGAGTTCCGTTACAACTAGCATGGTACAATTTTTTATGCTGTAATCCGTCCCTTTCACAAAGTATCGTTTTATATGAACCCATTCAATTAGAAGTAATTCATTCAATGTTAAAAGAACAATCTGGATGCAATTTTCATGTTGAG gaTCTCATAACCTTTCTAGATAAAAAATGTATTACCTTCCGTACTAATCAATGGCAGGCAAGCAGAAAAAAGGCGAAAGAAAAAAGTTGA
- the LOC114334157 gene encoding uncharacterized protein LOC114334157 isoform X2: MPRTSQKTSHGSSKSLLQHLIHKNGSKTPEKEKALSSSSSSEDISSPYKNSLTKIKTENKDDTDDFKTPIKMFTKMFKQAPSKKGKSNAKRSSKIKNPMIKRTKDNFKNLDVDAEQLQMAIALSKSTFAQEYPEQALENTEPDLPTFLSPNNIPKCTTFLEKYGFKTKRSTLQADVNGEVIRFQETKRPKKSKYRFVTPVLFLRSDKERQDLIDNKVSRLLSEQKENTFKNTNIYSVELNSTFLGDYAEEKKCWQMNCFNDFDAYICPSLELSPTKAAAGYLLKDWENIPGRARSPIPDRVSKEISDDTMECQHSSMKSNEMFITQECSSINQEGSTRSPIPDTGSKEICDDDTTELQHLSMKSNETLIITQKCSSISQEGRTGSLIPDTASKEISDDDTTEFQHSCIKSNETLINQECSLINQEDKMCLDAQSNKESENEYAIDVIVDAEVAMSFKVCNIEQAVQKETHGCDKLDISVNKVDKCISPDLFDSDNDNEDYKSPSKSFSKDKNVTKENLLDSPTDLKDMARDKRSHIGVEESPIKSRYFETSPDNLKMSSLSKDMVQKIRCNLYNKGISCDPPKYSLDVKPLDLTVDTVVLENRSRLNSSERVNDRTQESQDKVYKNDICEEKHFNSCDNSSDKEITMYDIPDGTILENKENPIRDISKASNDSVSESSKQSQRKNLYKNKPYNGEPTKSSIQNISSTKEVFQKEVFDFEVKNSAKNDENVHALSCTESETESTKLSEQLPVYSNNSSLPYSSKDTCKSTTVVLSTNQSPKRSYQKVSCVDLSDDDLTQNVAISSKNNSKSDSFVTKRKKQFAKFYSSEMLDMDLSDSEIPNSVNLSAKSKSVSDDMLGISLHEKKNSSGLRKDAIIDLSQTDSNDSESGPLDAHKGNLSFYEIDLAKTTKEAIGDQDQDTANSGDEFGKPVEGNEEFVDLTQSSDDNTKDSGDVNDKVITEPNPQCRNKKKLEDSSRQSFGTKTYSRDSGNISCEFSSTKSLNVTDYVLGILNLEDDAATENNVKHSEDLPDAEYFSQSHSTCSQGSIEVLDDEELNYSMKFSAQNHKNFYNLTNFDDMCVGHGNEPKDIEAVHLDEPSPTSSKTHVVNDINTETPDKNSKLNYKSTTNTNTTPNGNVIIKTNNITPMANYDAMNSPQIRVELDKFGIKPLKRRRGIQLLKYIYDTTHPFVQDENVEEVSEEEQTREAKRRKLSDKFEKTESINIVGSSLIESEQESDLLFERKFRKTIMSCRVPLQLAWYNFLCCNPSLSQSIVLYEPIQLEVIHSMLKEQSGCNFHVEDLITFLDKKCITFRTNQWQASRKKAKEKS, translated from the exons GAGGATATATCTTCACCATATAAAAActcattaaccaaaataaaaaccGAAAATAAGGATGATACTGACGATTTCAAAACTCCCATTAAAATGTTTACGAAGATGTTCAAGCAAGCACCTTCAAAAAAAGGAAAGTCAAATGCCAAAAGATCTAGTAAGATAAAAAATCCTATGATAAAACGCACAAAAGACAACTTCAAAAATTTGGATGTGGACGCTGAGCAGCTACAAATGGCTATAGCTTTGTCGAAGTCTACGTTTGCACAGGAATATCCAGAACAGGCTCTTGAGAATACAGAACCAGATTTGCCTACGTTTTTGTCTCCAAATAATATCCCGAAATGTACTACTTTTCTTGAAAAGTAtggttttaaaaccaagaggtcAACGTTACAAGCAGATGTCAATGGAGAAGTAATTAGA TTTCAGGAAACAAAGAGACCAAAAAAGTCCAAGTACCGATTCGTAACACCGGTTCTTTTTCTTCGTAGTGATAAGGAAAGACAAGATTTAATTGATAACAAAGTTTCTCGATTATTAAGCGAACAAAAAGAAAACACATTCAAAAACACCAACATATATTCTGTCGAACTGAACAGCACATTTTTAGGAGATTATGCCGAGGAAAAGAAATGTTGGCAAATGAACTGTTTTAACGATTTCGACGCGTACATTTGCCCTTCTCTTGAACTGTCTCCAACTAAGGCTGCAGCAGGATATCTTCTTAAAGATTGGGAGAACATTCCAGGTAGAGCCAGGTCACCAATTCCAGATAGAGTATCTAAAGAGATTAGTGATGATACTATGGAATGTCAACATTCGAGCATGAAGTCAAATGAAATGTTTATAACTCAAGAGTGTTCTTCAATAAACCAAGAAGGTAGTACCAGGTCACCAATTCCAGATACAGGCTCTAAAGAAATTTGTGACGATGATACTACGGAACTTCAACACTTGAGCATGAAGTCAAATGAAACCCTTATTATTACTCAAAAGTGTTCTTCTATAAGCCAAGAAGGTAGAACCGGATCACTAATTCCAGATACAGCGTCTAAAGAAATTAGTGACGATGATACTACGGAATTTCAACATTCGTGCATCAAGTCAAATGAAACCCTTATAAATCAAGAGTGTTCTTTAataaaccaagaagataaaatgTGTTTGGATGCTCAGAGTAACAAAGAAAGCGAGAATGAGTATGCCATCGATGTTATAGTAGATGCAGAAGTTGCAATGTCGTTCAAAGTCTGTAATATAGAACAAGCAGTGCAGAAAGAAACACATGGTTGTGATAAACTTGATATAAGCGTAAACAAAGTTGATAAATGTATTTCTCCAGATTTATTTGACTCAGATAATGATAACGAAGATTACAAATCTCCAAGTAAAAGTTTTTCAAAAGATAAAAACGTAACCAAAGAAAATTTGCTGGATTCACCCACAGATCTTAAAGATATGGCTCGAGATAAGAGATCACATATTGGTGTTGAAGAGTCACCAATAAAATCTAGATATTTTGAAACTAGTCCAGATAACTTAAAAATGTCTTCCCTCAGTAAAGACATGGTGCAGAAAATTAGATGTAATTTGTATAATAAAGGAATATCTTGTGATCCACCGAAGTATTCACTAGATGTAAAACCTCTTGATTTAACGGTTGATACAGTAGTACTGGAAAATAGGTCTAGACTTAACAGTAGTGAAAGAGTTAATGATAGAACACAAGAAAGTCAAGATAAAGTATATAAAAACGATATATGTGAGGAGAAACATTTTAATTCATGTGATAACTCTTCTGATAAAGAAATAACAATGTATGATATACCGGATGGTACAATACTTGAAAATAAAGAAAATCCTATTCGTGATATATCAAAAGCTTCAAATGATTCCGTGTCTGAATCCAGTAAACAAAGTCAAAGgaaaaacttatacaaaaacaaacCATATAATGGTGAACCGACTAAAAGTTCGATTCAGAATATTTCATCAACTAAAGAAGTATTTCAGAAAGAAGTTTTTGATTTTGAAGtgaaaaattctgcaaaaaaTGATGAGAATGTGCATGCTTTGTCGTGTACTGAATCTGAAACGGAATCAACAAAACTCTCTGAGCAATTACCAGTCTATTCGAATAACTCGAGCCTTCCTTATTCTAGTAAAGACACGTGTAAGAGTACTACGGTAGTATTGTCAACTAATCAATCGCCAAAGAGATCTTATCAGAAGGTTTCATGCGTAGATTTATCTGACGATGACTTAACCCAGAATGTAGCAATTTCCAGTAAAAATAACTCGAAGTCAGATTCTTTTGTAACTAAAAGGAAGAAACAGTTTGCGAAATTTTACAGTAGTGAGATGTTAGACATGGATTTGTCTGATAGCGAGATACCAAATAGCGTAAATTTGTCTGCAAAATCCAAAAGTGTATCTGATGATATGTTAGGCATAAGCCtccatgagaaaaagaatagttcCGGGTTACGTAAAGATGCAATCATAGATTTATCTCAAACCGATTCCAACGATTCAGAATCTGGTCCTTTAGACGCTCATAAAGGTAATCTTAGCTTTTATGAGATTGACTTGGCTAAAACAACAAAAGAAGCGATAGGTGATCAGGATCAAGATACTGCCAACAGTGGTGATGAATTTGGTAAGCCAGTTGAAGGGAATGAAGAATTTGTGGATTTAACGCAAAGTTCAGACGACAACACTAAAGACAGTGGAG acGTGAATGACAAAGTTATCACAGAACCCAATCCGCaatgtagaaataaaaaaaagcttgAAGATTCATCTAGACAATCTTTTGGCACAAAGACTTATTCTAGAGATTCTGGCAATATTTCGTGTGAGTTCAGCTCTACAAAGTCATTGAATGTAACCGATTACGTCCTAGGTATTTTAAACTTAGAAG ATGATGCAGCTACAGAGAATAATGTGAAACATAGTGAAGACCTTCCAGATGCTGAATATTTTAGTCAGAGCCACAGTACTTGTTCACAAGGAAGTATAGAGGTACTAGATGATGAAGAGTTAAATTATTCAATGAAGTTTAGTGCTCAAAATCACaagaatttttataatctaaCTAATTTTGATGATATGTGTGTTGGTCATGGTAATGAACCTAAGGATATTGAGGCGGTACATTTAG ATGAACCCAGCCCAACAAGCAGTAAAACACATGTGGTAAATGATATAAATACAGAAACTCCGGACAAAAACTCCAAACTCAACTACAAATCAACTACCAACACTAATACCACCCCAAATGGAAATGTTATTATAAAAACTAACAATATTACCCCAATGGCAAATTACGATGCCATGAATTCTCCTCAAATTAGAGTAGAATTGGATAAATTTGGAATCAAACCCTTAAAAAGACGAAGAGGTATACAGCTGCTGAAGTATATATACGATACAACGCACCCATTTGTGCAGGATGAAAACGTAGAAGAGGTATCTGAAGAGGAACAAACAAGAGAAGCTAAGAGAAGAAAATTGTCAGATAAATTTGAAAAGACTGAGAGCATTAACATTGTTGGAAGCTCTTTAATTGAAAG tgaGCAGGAGAGCGACTTATTATTCGAGAGAAAATTCAGAAAAACAATAATGTCTTGTCGAGTTCCGTTACAACTAGCATGGTACAATTTTTTATGCTGTAATCCGTCCCTTTCACAAAGTATCGTTTTATATGAACCCATTCAATTAGAAGTAATTCATTCAATGTTAAAAGAACAATCTGGATGCAATTTTCATGTTGAG gaTCTCATAACCTTTCTAGATAAAAAATGTATTACCTTCCGTACTAATCAATGGCAGGCAAGCAGAAAAAAGGCGAAAGAAAAAAGTTGA